Proteins encoded in a region of the Isosphaeraceae bacterium EP7 genome:
- a CDS encoding hemolysin family protein → MSFGLGMLLGISGLIVLWTSVALTRALRTYSVSRLEEICTRRGRPARASAIDHNDVRTERSVGALSTIAALGLAALLGALVNLRSGVPLGRFLPVVALGVAALGHLVAEVVGRLYAEDVLDRLWPLTGPLRVLMSPITALSLGVEKLATHLSGASASPARPPSVEVEIHTPMETGEDGEADLTDSTRALLERVVELSQRDVSEIMTPRSRIIALPADVSASVAARLFVESGRTRIPLFGENRDDIVGVLHAKDLLTRMIDGGIDATNPRILARPAFCVPETKEADILLDEMRARRTHMAIILDEYGGVSGLVTMEDLIEQLVGPIDDEHDTPPVGDQIEDVGEGSYLVDATLDLERLNNKLGIRLPTGGDYQTLAGYAFYAFGRVPEVGSTFRAGDAELTVVEVIDHAIRRVRIDLSGPRTNGHAG, encoded by the coding sequence ATGAGCTTCGGCCTGGGGATGCTTCTGGGCATCTCCGGCCTGATCGTCCTTTGGACCTCGGTGGCCCTCACCCGGGCGCTGCGAACCTACTCGGTCAGCCGCCTCGAGGAGATCTGCACCCGCCGGGGCCGGCCCGCCCGCGCCTCCGCCATCGACCACAACGACGTCCGCACCGAGCGCAGCGTCGGTGCCCTGTCGACGATCGCTGCGCTGGGCCTGGCGGCCTTGCTCGGCGCGCTGGTGAACCTGCGGTCGGGCGTGCCGCTGGGTCGGTTCCTGCCCGTCGTGGCGCTGGGCGTCGCGGCGCTCGGGCACCTGGTGGCCGAGGTCGTCGGCCGGCTCTATGCCGAGGACGTCCTCGACCGGCTCTGGCCGCTGACCGGCCCGCTGCGCGTCCTGATGAGCCCGATCACGGCCCTCTCGCTGGGGGTCGAGAAGCTGGCAACTCATCTCTCGGGCGCCTCGGCCTCCCCCGCGCGGCCCCCCAGCGTCGAGGTCGAGATCCACACCCCGATGGAGACCGGGGAAGACGGCGAGGCCGACCTGACCGACTCCACCCGCGCCCTGCTCGAGCGCGTCGTCGAGCTTTCCCAGCGCGACGTCTCCGAGATCATGACCCCGCGCTCCAGGATCATCGCCCTGCCCGCCGACGTCTCGGCGAGCGTCGCCGCACGCCTGTTCGTCGAGTCGGGCCGCACCCGCATCCCGCTCTTCGGCGAGAACCGGGACGACATCGTCGGGGTCCTGCACGCGAAGGACCTGCTGACCCGGATGATCGACGGGGGCATCGACGCCACCAACCCCAGGATCCTGGCCCGCCCGGCCTTCTGCGTCCCCGAGACCAAGGAGGCCGACATCCTGCTCGACGAGATGCGCGCCCGCCGGACTCACATGGCCATCATCCTCGACGAGTACGGCGGCGTCTCCGGCCTGGTCACCATGGAAGACCTCATCGAGCAGCTCGTCGGCCCCATCGACGACGAGCACGACACCCCCCCGGTCGGCGACCAGATCGAGGATGTCGGCGAGGGGAGCTATCTTGTCGACGCCACGCTCGACCTGGAGCGGCTCAACAACAAGCTGGGCATACGCCTGCCCACCGGCGGAGACTATCAGACCCTCGCCGGCTACGCCTTCTACGCCTTCGGCCGCGTGCCCGAGGTCGGCTCGACCTTCCGCGCCGGCGACGCCGAGCTGACCGTCGTCGAGGTCATCGACCACGCCATCCGCCGCGTCCGCATCGACCTGTCCGGCCCCCGAACCAACGGCCATGCCGGCTGA
- a CDS encoding HDIG domain-containing protein gives MSFGKRRTRSTRAQLRPARPIDSQQGLIARRRDRLARAAVLGVAVLCTAALVNGSGPPFTYRLGQRPSRELRVNVEKFERRNQMRANTERQMEADKVPPAMVNDPSPIRDLADQLEDFVDAVAAADSLDSLPPAVQQAWKPTEVSFRLIKDALAKPGAREGLTGRLARAFAPAVRDGVLGPEALPRTEEASRTLSIRDAGAAAGPPRPVPRERVGPERMARLDGPLAREFAAAFDDPALGHALFGLVAPRFAGIPTLTFDGPLTEQLREAARNSVRDVYDIYRRGDVLVEQDQEIGEEQIILLRMEHDKAVSEMPPWAILRRAGSAVVMVASLFALVGYYVHRNEPAVDRDLGRVASACGLVVLAMALVRLLATQTWDAELVPVALSGMIVAVAYNPHFAMMITFALCVMTNLAMGSGIGHFMVLMGGTVAGVLTLNEVRTRTKLIKVGATSALGYFILTWATGLWQNQPTPLLVQDSLWRAGWGLMGGFFLGGSLPFIEGAFGIVTGISLLELGDITHPLLQELVRRAPGTHNHSVTVATIAEAAAERIGANALLIRIGAYFHDIGKMLKPHYFIENQTGMANRHANLAPAMSTLIIIGHVKDGADLARQHHLPQSIIDLIEQHHGTTLVEYFYREATRRSECDPDAADVLEGLFRYPGPRPQSKEAGILMVADAVESASRTLSEPTPSRIEGLVSEMIDKRLRDGQFDECGLTLREIAEIRDSLIKSLIGIYHGRVKYPQQRTA, from the coding sequence ATGAGCTTTGGTAAACGTCGGACCAGATCCACCCGGGCCCAGTTGAGGCCCGCCCGCCCCATCGACTCGCAGCAAGGCCTGATCGCCCGCCGCCGCGATCGCCTGGCCCGCGCCGCCGTGCTTGGCGTCGCCGTCCTGTGCACCGCCGCGCTGGTCAACGGCTCGGGGCCGCCGTTCACTTACCGCCTGGGCCAGCGGCCCAGCCGCGAGCTGCGCGTCAACGTCGAGAAGTTCGAGCGCCGCAACCAGATGAGGGCCAATACCGAGCGGCAGATGGAGGCCGACAAGGTCCCCCCCGCCATGGTCAACGACCCGTCGCCCATCCGCGACCTGGCCGACCAACTCGAAGACTTCGTCGACGCCGTCGCCGCGGCCGACTCCCTGGATAGCCTTCCCCCCGCCGTGCAACAGGCTTGGAAGCCGACGGAAGTCTCCTTCCGCCTGATCAAGGACGCCCTGGCCAAGCCCGGCGCCCGCGAGGGGCTGACCGGCCGGCTCGCCCGCGCCTTCGCCCCCGCCGTCCGGGACGGCGTGCTCGGTCCCGAGGCCCTGCCCAGGACCGAGGAGGCCAGCCGGACCCTCTCCATCCGCGACGCGGGGGCCGCCGCGGGGCCGCCCAGGCCCGTCCCCCGCGAGCGCGTGGGGCCCGAGCGTATGGCCAGGCTCGACGGCCCGCTCGCCCGCGAGTTCGCCGCCGCCTTCGACGACCCCGCGCTGGGGCACGCCCTCTTCGGCCTGGTCGCACCCCGGTTCGCGGGAATCCCGACGCTCACCTTCGACGGGCCCCTCACCGAGCAGCTCCGCGAGGCGGCCCGCAACTCGGTCAGGGATGTCTATGACATCTATCGCCGCGGTGACGTCCTGGTCGAGCAGGACCAGGAGATCGGCGAGGAGCAGATCATCCTCCTGCGGATGGAGCACGACAAGGCGGTCTCCGAGATGCCCCCCTGGGCCATCCTCAGGCGCGCCGGCTCGGCCGTGGTGATGGTCGCATCGCTCTTTGCCCTGGTCGGCTATTACGTCCATCGCAATGAGCCGGCCGTCGACCGCGACCTGGGACGCGTGGCCTCGGCCTGCGGCCTGGTCGTCTTGGCCATGGCTCTGGTGCGCCTACTGGCGACCCAGACCTGGGACGCAGAGCTGGTGCCGGTGGCGCTCTCGGGCATGATCGTCGCGGTGGCCTATAATCCGCATTTCGCCATGATGATCACGTTTGCCCTCTGCGTGATGACCAACCTGGCCATGGGCTCCGGCATCGGCCACTTCATGGTGCTGATGGGTGGGACCGTCGCCGGTGTGCTCACGCTCAACGAGGTGCGCACCCGGACGAAGCTCATCAAGGTGGGCGCCACGTCGGCCCTGGGTTACTTCATCCTCACCTGGGCTACGGGTCTCTGGCAGAACCAGCCGACCCCCCTGCTGGTGCAAGACAGCCTCTGGCGCGCGGGCTGGGGCCTGATGGGCGGCTTCTTCCTGGGCGGCAGCCTGCCGTTCATCGAGGGGGCCTTCGGCATCGTCACCGGCATCAGCCTGCTGGAGCTGGGCGACATCACCCACCCCTTGCTGCAAGAGCTGGTCCGCAGGGCGCCCGGCACGCACAACCACTCGGTGACGGTGGCCACCATCGCCGAGGCCGCCGCCGAGCGCATCGGCGCCAACGCCCTGCTGATCCGCATCGGGGCCTACTTCCACGACATCGGCAAGATGCTCAAGCCGCACTACTTCATCGAGAACCAGACGGGCATGGCCAACCGCCACGCCAACCTGGCCCCGGCGATGAGCACTCTGATCATCATCGGCCACGTCAAGGACGGCGCCGACCTGGCCCGCCAGCACCACCTGCCGCAGAGCATCATCGACCTCATCGAGCAGCACCACGGCACCACCCTGGTCGAGTACTTCTACCGCGAGGCCACCCGCCGGAGCGAGTGCGACCCCGACGCCGCCGACGTCCTGGAAGGGCTCTTCCGCTACCCGGGCCCCCGCCCTCAGAGCAAGGAGGCGGGCATCCTGATGGTGGCCGATGCCGTCGAGAGCGCCAGCCGGACCCTCTCCGAGCCCACCCCTTCGCGCATCGAGGGCCTCGTCAGCGAGATGATCGACAAACGCCTGCGCGACGGCCAGTTCGACGAGTGCGGCCTCACCCTCCGCGAGATCGCCGAGATCCGCGACAGCCTCATCAAGTCACTCATCGGGATCTACCATGGCCGGGTCAAATACCCCCAGCAGCGCACCGCCTGA
- a CDS encoding PhoH family protein: MPEVTITLGGQDEEFAVFGSRDQNLRQIRDALGVKVTARHGEIRVEGPEEGVERAKRVFDGLRDTYRRRKAISSGDVAEALDAIVNATRDSAGGGPVEIREGSRLVRARTDGQARYLSALRDYELVFCVGPAGTGKTYLAVAMAVSLLRKGRIKKIVLVRPAVEAGEHLGFLPGDLEAKINPYLRPLLDALHDLMDYDQIRRYTGHDLIEIAPLAYMRGRTLNDAVIILDEGQNATIGQMKMFLTRMGQNARIVVTGDVTQVDLPSDTPSGLADAVDRLKDVPGIGIVTLSRSDIVRHPLVQAIVNAYESTDELRGDQQGVPFGANDGPSAAVDAAAVPASE; this comes from the coding sequence ATGCCGGAAGTCACGATCACTCTGGGCGGGCAGGATGAAGAGTTCGCGGTCTTCGGCAGCCGAGACCAGAATTTAAGGCAGATCCGCGATGCCCTGGGCGTCAAGGTCACGGCGCGGCACGGAGAGATCCGCGTCGAGGGCCCTGAGGAAGGCGTCGAGCGAGCCAAGCGCGTGTTCGACGGCCTGCGCGACACCTATCGCCGGCGGAAGGCGATCAGTTCGGGCGACGTCGCCGAGGCGCTCGACGCGATCGTGAACGCCACCCGAGACTCCGCCGGCGGCGGCCCCGTGGAGATCCGCGAGGGCTCTCGCTTGGTCCGCGCCCGCACCGACGGCCAGGCCCGCTACCTCTCGGCCTTGCGCGACTATGAGCTGGTCTTCTGCGTCGGCCCCGCGGGCACGGGCAAGACCTATCTGGCCGTGGCCATGGCCGTCTCGCTGCTGCGAAAAGGGCGGATCAAGAAGATCGTCCTGGTCCGCCCCGCGGTCGAGGCCGGCGAGCACCTGGGCTTCCTGCCGGGTGACCTCGAGGCGAAGATCAACCCCTACCTGCGCCCTTTGCTCGACGCCCTGCACGACCTGATGGATTACGACCAGATCCGCCGGTATACGGGGCACGACCTGATCGAGATCGCGCCGCTCGCCTACATGAGGGGGCGGACGCTCAACGATGCGGTCATCATCCTGGACGAGGGCCAGAATGCGACAATCGGTCAGATGAAGATGTTCCTGACCCGGATGGGCCAGAATGCCAGGATCGTGGTGACCGGCGACGTCACCCAGGTGGACCTGCCGTCGGACACCCCCAGCGGGCTGGCCGACGCGGTGGATCGCTTGAAGGATGTGCCCGGCATCGGCATCGTGACGCTCAGCCGGTCGGATATCGTGCGTCACCCGCTGGTGCAGGCGATCGTAAACGCATACGAGTCGACCGACGAGCTTCGCGGGGATCAGCAGGGCGTTCCGTTCGGTGCGAACGATGGGCCGTCTGCCGCGGTGGACGCGGCGGCCGTCCCTGCCTCGGAATGA
- the bamD gene encoding outer membrane protein assembly factor BamD: protein MANAQGLRTPELTRDAATTGPALAFALLAAFSAAGCQGIAEGPMSRWRAAYDHTLAKPITDKEVGDERSLMKRWLSPRTPPSTTEADPVGMVKGREGWKPAVVEADPKAEAEFKAAEELFQRGEYAKAKPLLASMARARKGTPWGEKSQYYLAETKYQMADYVGAHNEYETLVITYPGTDYLDALVKREYAIGNYWLSSNDAEAYKAMPINSRMTGRLPLVDVNGHAIQALEHVRHHDPTGPLSDKALLRIADHYKASGEYELAAIHYDQLVTDHAKSDLVQKAQHESIDSKVKGYVGPEYDATGLEQARATIRQTRVAFPEKIGETSELSHTLDLINDQRAERDFRTAKFYRRTGHPTAAEWYYNKVVQLWPDSDWAAKSKTELVTLAKVPRKESLPSKIMTLPGSTDPLTGGVGGGGLTGGMNSPNGGASTY, encoded by the coding sequence ATGGCGAATGCCCAAGGACTGAGGACGCCGGAACTGACGCGGGACGCCGCGACGACGGGCCCCGCCCTGGCCTTCGCCCTGCTGGCCGCCTTCTCGGCCGCCGGCTGCCAGGGCATCGCCGAGGGGCCCATGTCGCGCTGGCGGGCCGCCTACGACCACACCCTGGCCAAGCCCATCACCGACAAAGAAGTCGGCGATGAACGTTCGCTGATGAAGCGATGGCTCAGCCCCAGGACGCCACCGTCGACGACCGAGGCCGACCCCGTCGGCATGGTCAAGGGGCGCGAGGGCTGGAAGCCCGCCGTCGTCGAGGCCGATCCCAAGGCCGAGGCCGAGTTCAAGGCCGCCGAGGAGCTGTTCCAGCGCGGCGAATACGCCAAGGCAAAGCCCCTCCTCGCCTCCATGGCCAGGGCCCGAAAGGGGACCCCCTGGGGCGAAAAGTCCCAGTACTATCTGGCCGAGACCAAGTACCAGATGGCCGACTATGTGGGTGCCCACAACGAGTATGAGACGCTCGTCATCACCTACCCGGGCACCGACTATCTCGACGCCCTGGTCAAGCGCGAATATGCCATCGGCAACTACTGGCTCTCGTCCAACGACGCCGAGGCTTACAAGGCCATGCCGATCAACTCGCGCATGACCGGCAGGCTCCCGCTCGTCGACGTCAACGGCCATGCGATCCAGGCGCTCGAGCACGTCCGCCATCACGACCCCACCGGGCCGCTCTCGGACAAGGCCCTCCTGCGCATCGCCGACCACTACAAGGCCTCCGGCGAGTATGAGCTAGCCGCCATCCACTATGATCAGCTGGTCACCGACCACGCCAAGAGCGACCTCGTGCAGAAGGCGCAGCACGAGAGCATCGACTCGAAGGTCAAGGGTTATGTCGGCCCCGAATACGACGCCACAGGTCTGGAGCAGGCCCGCGCCACGATCCGTCAGACCCGCGTCGCCTTCCCCGAGAAGATCGGCGAGACGTCGGAGCTGAGCCACACCCTCGACCTCATCAACGACCAGCGGGCCGAGCGCGACTTCAGGACGGCCAAGTTCTACCGCAGGACCGGCCATCCCACGGCCGCCGAGTGGTACTACAACAAGGTCGTCCAGCTCTGGCCCGACAGCGACTGGGCCGCCAAGTCCAAGACCGAGCTGGTCACCCTGGCCAAGGTCCCTCGCAAGGAATCGCTGCCCAGCAAGATCATGACCCTGCCCGGCAGCACCGATCCCCTCACCGGCGGCGTGGGCGGCGGCGGGCTCACGGGCGGCATGAACAGCCCCAACGGCGGCGCCTCGACGTATTGA
- the recO gene encoding DNA repair protein RecO, whose protein sequence is MPAVRSLALVVRSVEVFETSLVVTLFTRELGKVGALAKGARRPKNAMQGALDLLGVSDIVLLHKSSDALDLVTEASPVERFGPLRRDLAALYSAYYIAELLGELTDLHDPHPRLFDAALVTLRHLGDPVLRSRRLARFELACLRELGLMPSLDACAHCGNPVETRHDSDVVAFGLATGGVLCPSCRPGVAHVATLSGRTLDALRALSGPGSDWRTLDDSPRTLGPVRSTLGAVVSHLLGRRPRLLPYLGA, encoded by the coding sequence GTGCCCGCCGTCCGTTCGCTGGCGTTGGTGGTGCGGTCCGTGGAGGTCTTCGAGACCAGCCTAGTGGTGACTCTGTTCACCCGCGAGCTGGGCAAGGTCGGGGCGCTGGCCAAAGGGGCGCGGCGGCCGAAGAACGCCATGCAGGGTGCCCTTGACCTGCTGGGTGTTTCCGATATCGTGCTGCTGCACAAGTCGTCCGATGCGCTCGACCTGGTCACCGAGGCCTCCCCCGTGGAGCGCTTCGGGCCGCTCCGACGCGACCTGGCGGCCCTGTACTCGGCGTATTACATCGCCGAGCTTCTGGGCGAGCTGACCGACCTCCACGATCCACATCCCAGGCTCTTCGACGCGGCGTTGGTGACCTTGCGGCACCTCGGCGACCCGGTGCTGCGCTCGCGCCGTCTGGCCCGCTTCGAGCTGGCCTGCCTGCGTGAGCTGGGACTGATGCCCTCGCTGGACGCGTGCGCTCATTGCGGGAACCCGGTCGAGACGCGTCACGACTCGGACGTCGTCGCCTTCGGCCTGGCCACCGGCGGTGTGCTCTGCCCGTCTTGCCGGCCTGGTGTGGCGCACGTCGCGACGCTCTCGGGCCGGACGCTGGATGCCTTGCGGGCCCTGTCCGGGCCGGGGTCCGACTGGCGGACGCTGGACGACAGCCCCAGGACGCTCGGACCGGTCCGCTCGACGCTCGGCGCGGTCGTCAGCCACCTGCTCGGACGCCGACCGCGGCTCTTGCCCTATCTCGGAGCCTGA
- the ybeY gene encoding rRNA maturation RNase YbeY translates to MPVDPDGLARLARRVLVGEGVDLASISIVVVDDPTIRSINARHLQHDWPTDVVTFPLSDPDETELCGEVVVSAEMAATTAQQSGFNPSDELALYVVHGLLHLCGLDDTDDASSASMRRREGEVLSALGLVNTFPLVGRPAPDSLAGRGGSRWPE, encoded by the coding sequence TTGCCCGTCGACCCAGACGGCCTGGCCCGGCTAGCACGCAGGGTGCTGGTCGGCGAGGGCGTCGACTTGGCCTCGATCTCGATCGTCGTGGTCGACGACCCGACGATCCGGTCGATCAATGCGCGGCACCTCCAGCACGACTGGCCGACCGACGTGGTGACGTTCCCGCTGTCTGACCCCGACGAGACCGAGCTCTGCGGCGAGGTGGTCGTCTCGGCCGAGATGGCGGCGACCACGGCGCAGCAGTCGGGCTTCAATCCCTCCGACGAGCTGGCCCTCTACGTGGTCCACGGCCTGCTGCACCTCTGCGGCCTGGACGACACCGACGACGCCTCGTCCGCGTCAATGCGCCGGCGCGAGGGCGAAGTGCTTTCGGCCCTGGGCCTGGTCAACACATTCCCGCTGGTGGGCCGGCCTGCGCCGGACTCGCTCGCGGGACGGGGGGGCTCGCGGTGGCCGGAATGA